TGAGGCAACTATGACTAAGTAAGGAGCATATTCAATACGTAAAAACATAATCAGACAATTaccaaatacattttactttttaggCTGTATTAATAGAAGCTAATGCAAATGGAGTACATAAGACTCATGGATTCAATTGTGCAGTGAACAGTCTGGAATTACGTGATTTAATGCTCCAGGAATATCTTAAAGCATTATGGAGAATTGAAGTAAACTTCTTGTTTGGTCATATCTGATATCCTCCTGGTCACATGGACCCAACTCTCttaatggaatttaaaaaccAACTTAAAAAACATTCTCTGGAAGCATCCATGAAAACCTACAGTACACTAGGTCTTGGGGTCTTTCCAAAGTGAATTGGATGTGTAAAATTCAATCctttaccattttaatttaatcttgaTGACactttataaaacatattacTAATTTGATATTTTCCATTAATGAGGCTACTGAGCTGAAGTAACAGCTGTACATATTCCAAAACAAGTTGGAATGATCAGATGCATGTTTCACTAAGTCTTCCCTTCCCCATGCTGCTATCTGACCAACTACacataataaaggaaaaacacgATCCGTCAACAACCAATGCAAGGACCGTCTGCTTGTAACATGCACAGACGTAGAGgccaagagaaagtaaaaagtgCAGAATCAAACCAGCAGAGAAGATTTATCtatattgggtttttttcccctcatttctagACGAttttctttttgggaaaacaacTCATACGGTTGATATTATGAGATAAATATTTACTTACCTAAAGCCTTTTGGTAAGAAATATCAGGGATGTGAGTGAGTACTTTTTACAACAATGTGTAAATAAGTATCCTACACTGTTTATTTCACCATTTAAACAcacagctaattttttttttacattttcctgtatatttacacatttttataacataatgtttgaaaaatattcatctCTATCAGGGTTTCTCAGTGCTACTGACCTCTTGGCTCAGACAaatctttgttgtgggggctgtgtGTGTACCTAGCAGCACttttggcctctacccactagacgCCCTCTGTTGTGAtgaacaaaaatgtctccagaaattGGTGATgaagattaaaaggtacaaatttccagctgcaagataaatgagtcacaggtggGGAATAAGTCAATAATTAAGAAACATCTTTggatggtgacagatggtaactaaaCATATCATGGTGATCACTTCAAAATGTACAGaagtatcaaatcactatgttgtgcacctaaCTAGCTAGGAACTAACATGGTgctgtcaattatacttcaaaaacaaacgaacaaacaaactcatagaaaaagagatcagatttgtggttattaGAGGcaaagggtggagggagaggaaactGAATGAAGGCGGTCAAAAGGTACAaccttctagttataagataaataagttctagggATGTTCAACAtgatgaatataattaacactgctgtatcttatatatgaaagttgttaagtgagtaaattctaagagttttcctcacaaggaaaaaactatttttctatttctttaattttgtatttatatgagatgatggatgttcactaaacttaccaTGTTAATCACTTCATGCTGTTTGTAAGTCagaccattatgctgtacaccttaaacttacacagtaccatatgtcaattacatttcaataaaactgggaaaaaagtcTCCAAACATTGCCAAATAATGGGAGGAGACACAAATTATTCCCAGTTGAATACCACTGGTCTATATGCAAGGATTATATTTGgatgtaatttttatataaaacgtatttttatttatttacttttgtttttcattaacacCTAGATAACTTATTTCTAAATTATcacttaaaaaacataaaacaactaaaactaataaatgttttatgtcaattataactcaatttttaaaaaatagaaacatttcaaattaaacaaagctttttttttccttcttttacctTTAAATGTATTTCCCAATGGTCGATATGCCTCAGACTCATATTCTGAGATGGAAACAGTGGTCTTTAAGAAGAACATGGCATTATTTTCCTGGGTGGATTCCATGAATTCTGCAGTATTTTGAACATTTATGACAGAGACCTTCCCATCTTCCATTGGACTTGCGGGAGTAAAGAAACTTTGATCTGTGAAGGCAGATGATCTCTCATCTCCATGTGTTATTAGCAGGGCTGTCCCCATGTGTGTTTCCCCTTCAGGCAGCCTCAGAGCCACACCCGCAGCCTCTGTCAAAGTTTTGCCCCCTTCCATGCCTTCCATGCCATCATCAGTTACTACGGCTGTCTGAGACGTTTCCATTCTCACCTGAGTCTCCTCTGTATTATCTACAAGCTTTGGGGTCTTTATCTGGCTTACGCTCTCTAATTTGGTGTCATCCCACTCATCACTTACGACGGAAGCAGCTGGAACAGCTGTGCTGACACTCACTGTGCCGTCTGGGGCTCCCAGCAGGCTGTCAGTTTCTGGCTCAGAACTCAGGGTGGACTCGGAGGTCATGAGCCAGTGTTTGGTGGCAGTAGCCTGGGTATTATCAACTGTCATCTGGGAAAGTTCAGTGCCTGCTTTGGGCTCAGTACCAGGAAAAGAAATTGTCTTATGCTCTGGGTCTGTTTCAACTTTCTCAGCCCTTGGATTGGTGGTTAGCGTTTCTTTAGTATTCACAAGGGATAAAGGTGAATGTCCCAGACTCACTTCTTCCtgactttcagttgcaaacaactgaTCATCCACATAGTACAGAAAACCTCGTGTTGCTTCAGTGGTTCCCTCCACAATGGGCTGAATGATGGTACTATGGAAGGGTTCCTCGTTCTCATCAATATTCAGAGTGGCAGTTGGGGTGATAGGGTTGGTTAACATGGCCTTGGAAAGCCGGCTTTCGGGAGACATTCTCTCTGGCAGGCTGGAACTAaacatttcttcccttcctgggACCACTGGCTCAGTAGCAGTGTAAATGGCAGAGCTATCAGGCTGCGTGAGCCTAACTCCTGGAGGAGGAGTTTCTTTATTACTAGGGAATTCTTCATTTAAAGACGTTGTTGATGGCCCTGCTAATACTGTCATTGGATCTTCAGAGACTGGAGTGCACTTTGAAGTGATGGAGTTACTTTCTAGGTCATCTGTGTTCATCCTCTCAGAATGCCTTTCTTCTGCATGAACAGGTGCTATCTGCCTCCTTTCCATCCTGGGGAAGGCCAGACATTGTGTGGCAACATTGAGAAGCAGAAGGCTATTGAAAGCCAGACAAATGTGCACTGCAATTGGTCCGCTCATAGTGGAAGAGAAATGTGCACATAAATTGGCAGAGTTGACAACTCCTGTAATTGAGTcctgcagaaaaataaagcatatcaAAActgtcatataaatatattttgtaaataagcccCTTAAAATTAAACCGTAAGTAAAATAATCTCCTTGACCTCATGCTCAGAGACAGTACATAGGAAAGGCTGTTCTATTTCTTTGTACCTTTGAGACATGGTTAACCCAGTTCATTTTTCCCTGCTAAATTTTGCAGCTGATTTAACTTGAAGCTCTCTAGAAAAGGGTACACATAGTTCAAGTACTAggttcattgttttttaaatatctacttGAAATAAACTACCCTTGAAGTCACATTTGTAATATTCTCCTCAAATTCTATGAATCATATAGTCAAATGACAAGAAATAGCAACATGTCTAGGATATAGAAAGTAAATCTTAACATTTACTTATAGTACTTTCACAGAACCttttaagtatgttttaaaatgtattaaatatcatCATAAAATACTGAATACTAGTTTTACTCAagagttttttaaagtatataattgattttcaattaaaatttgtcttgaaaatactttattttctctgCAACAACTATAAAAATTAGGTTTTTATAGGCAAAAcctttgtctcaaaaaaaaaagattagaaaagggaaaatagttAAGCAATGTAAATAAgtgtttcttgaaaaaaatctttttaagagaaccaaaacacattttaaattagcAATCTTTACTGAATACACATTACTGTAAGATTAAGATTTAGTGCACTTTTTTAAACTACTCACACTCTCGTTACAACTAAAATTACATCAAAACTGCTCATTTTCCCCAAAACTTAAgggttttatgtctttttatctattttggtGAGTAGGACCCTTTCTATTCCCATCATCAGAAAGTCCTCAGATATTGTTTTCTAGAAACTTAAACCCTGGTATGAAAATTCTAAATCTAAATGTAAAGACTTATCTTTATAAAAGccattcttttcccttcttctacaTCTAATCATAAAACTATCTGGGTTAGGCACACGACGTgcacacataaaatataaaaatttacatttcatagGGCCTTCTCCCCTTAAGAAGTCCAAAGCTTCCACATGCTATCCCATTTAGTTTTACAGTCTCCTTTTGAGTCAGAGAAAATGCCAAGTGCTTAGGGCAAGATCTAGACAGTGGAAGACAAAGAGTAGGTTGAATTTTTTCACATGAGGAAAGAGGAATCTATGGATTCAGAGCTGAAGCCTCTTGCTGAACTACCAGCACCACGTGAATGAATTATCTTGGAagcagctcccccagccccagtcaagccttcagatgactgtagcccgaactgacatcttgactgcaacTTCCTGAGAGACCCTGAGTCAGCACCACCCAGCTAAGCTACTCCCAAATTCCTACACACAGACATgggatgaaataataaatatttatcgcCATTAAGTTAGGTGTAATTTTCTACACAGAAACCTTGAGTCACAGTACTCTGGGAGAATACAGGAATGGGGTGATGTCATGAGGTGCCACATGCAGAAAAGGAACAGCATTTCAGGGATCATACATTTAGAAgtagaagaaaactgaagccagAGATGACTGGGAGAAAAGTAAGCCACCCACCCAAGAATCCCCAGACATAGTGGAAGGGATGCTAGATGCCCCCATGCGTAGGATGAGGGCTTGGAACAACtggattaaatattaaaatacatacaggCTAGCTACCATTGTTTTAAAAGGAGAGACTATGGGAAAGATATTTAGTAAAGAGGGAATAGCATGTGAACATTCTGGACATTATCCCCATACTTCAGTTGAGCCAGCAGGCATCCCAGTTCACGGGCAGGTAACTGACTGGGTAACAGTATTTGACCTGCTgcctctattttcctttcttaaaacaaaaacataggaTCACTGTGAAGCAAGAGTGCTCACAGCTGATGAAACTACACCTTTGGCTTCTGAACAGACAAGCTTAAGTATAAACTACAGAGTCAAAGATACGTAAAAGCTATTGAACTCTCTGGCTCATTTCTAATCCGTTCAGAGAGCTGCCCTTTCCTGTATAAATAGTTTTCCCATTCAGTGAAATCTTACCAAACACCCCAGAAAATCGAGGGTGTGGCCTAAAAGCTTGGTTTCCATGATTCTATGCTTCTGGATAAAAACCTAAGAGCAATGGCCATCGTGAGGGGCAGTAGAGTTTAGAGGGACATGGACTGGCATCAGAAAAACGACCCGTAGCTTGACTGCTGTTAAAACATACTATGTGATGCTGTACAAatagcctcagtttctcctttaacAGAATAAGGAGttaaacaaaataattgaaatccCTTCTTTCtccatgattccatttttatattgtatctatagaacacaaaacaaaaatacaaatgttttcattttgccatCAAACAGGCAAGACACCCAAATGATTGCATGAatgcttcacattttatttatatgttccGGAGACATGTGGACTGAGGGGAGAATTTTATGAACAAATTGGATTTGGAGGATAGTGGGGGACAAACAATACAGATTTAATATAACCTCTATTGCCTTTCCAAGACAGATTTTTTCCTTCAAGGTTTCATTTTCCCTAGATCTTGAGCTTTAGGATTTCTGTGTGAAGGGAATTCTGCCTTTACTCTAGAAGACTTTCCTTCTGTAACGAAGTGCCGGCCACCTGCTTTCTAAATTCAATTACAGCAGAAAAAGTGGGGTGAGCCACACGCCTATTCTGTGCCTGTGTATTGCAGCCTTATGCTCCTTCTCCCCACTATTCAAAGTGACGCCTGAACTTGAAAAGAAGTGGAAAAGATAGCCTGTGAGGGACGGCAGCAGGGAACACATCTGCAACTCAGATAAATTGGTAGATGACCTTCAAGCTCCTGGTCTTTCTCAATCTTTCAAAGCACAGCACAGGTTCAGAGAGCCACTCCTAGGAGTTGGATATCCCCCACTGGGAGCTGCATGACATTAGGGAATAAATATGGAAAGGCTGACCGATGTCAGTTCAATGATGTTATTTCCAAACCTAAATAACTACGTGCAATCATATTTTTGAAGGCtatatgccttttcttttttcctcgaCATTGTCTCCTGTCCTTgtcaaagtgcctggcacagggaaaTGCTTAGTAAATACTGGCTGAACAAACAGATGAATGTCTATAGttggaggacagggagggagaggagatttCACTGCTTATTAGAAATTGTGTCTTAATTACCCTAAATTAATTCAAATATCagagtatttaataaataaacattccTCTAACTTTTCCCTTACACTCTGACTATGGACGCTCCTTTCTTTTCAATCTATCCATTGGTGCAAATTAATTCAGATAAATGAACTCTAACCCAACTGCTAATGGATAGTGGATATTCCTTTCTAATAGCTTAAAAAGCATCCCTTTCTGAGCAAGTCAGTAGCACTTTGTCTGTCATTCGCTATCAAGGTATCCTAATGGCTTGGCAGTGCTCCGAACAATTTACTGGGTTTCTGCCACCAGTGAACAGATAAGCTGTTCTGTCAAGCATTATCTTTGACAATCTTAAATAGATACAGTCCAGAATTTGTTTCTTTGTCGAGTCTAGGCATATTCGAGTTTCAAAGACAAATGAAAGACAACCCAAAATACACAGCCTGAGCCACCCTGTTAGACTTAAtaatcaggtttaaaaaaaaaaaaaaaaaaaacttggcactggaaatagacacaacattgtaaactgactataactcaatttaaaaaaaaagttaaaaaaaaaaaaacacttcgtcattatttttccaactgaaatgtatgCTGCTCTTGTTCAGTGCATTAAGAAAATGGAGACACAAAAGGGAACCAGTGTGTTAAATCATTCTCATCAGTGACAACGCTACTTTTTCCGAAGGAAATTGAGtttcatgtataatatataagGAACGTGAGCATTGCCTTAAGGGTATTCAAGAAAGGGAAGGCCTGTAgaggatgccaaaaaaaaaaactggtgacAGTCTgcctaatattttcattttcttgggataAACACAAATACCATAAAGAGTTGGTGTGGGGTTTGGGGAAGAAAGCTCAGATTTTCACTGTCTACTGGATGTTACACAGATGCTATCTCAAACACAGCATCCGCATCTAAACTGTGGGGTCATCGTGAACTCTTCTCTCCTATAGATGCTAGATTCACAACTTCTGCAGATTCTTCCCTTATAGTATCTCTTGGAATTGTCCCTCCTTGAGGACACTAgactatcattattttaattgccTCTTAATCAATGATCCTGTTCAGactctctcctctccactccaTTTTATACAATCCAGATGGTTTAttcttaagaataaaaacaataatcaCTCAACAATGGCTACTATTTGGAGGATGCCAAGTGCTTTAagtactttatataaattatcttacttaatccttTACAATAACCTAATGAGCTAGGTACTACCATTAtcccctttttgtttgtttgttttgttttagacgAGAAAACTACCAGCGTATAGAGGTTAATTAATTTATCTATGTGATTGTGTCTGTTTTTGAAATTGTGAATTCTGGCAGACATTAACTTTCCTGCCTTTGCCACCACAACTTTCTACTTTCCCAAAACATATCATTTAATGTCCCCAAACATACAATTGCCAAATTCTATATCTGGAATGCCACCCCACACCACCAGTGCCCAGCACAAACACCATTGCCAGCTGAGTACACTGTCCTCTTAGGCACCTTGCTCATTTCAGCTTCCTAAGTTTTGCACACACCACTGCATTAACCAGAATGAAcattccctctttcttcccttccctagGTATCCAAACCCTGACCCCCCCAGGTCATGTCCTGTTTACTACCTGCTATCACAAAAATGCCTGGCCAattcttttctcatccttttcccaGCTTCTCTAGCACAAATCGTCATGTCTGTTAAGTCTCATCACTTCAAATAAGATCATGTTCTTTGCATGCAAACACTGGTCTTTTAGCTTCCTTTGTTTGCCATATAATTCCTAATAATGGTAGACACATAGGGGAGATGTTCAATAAGCATTTACTGGCGTGAAGTGAATATAAATAAGCATTGAAGCACATGATAAAGAATGTTCAGAATCTCCTTTTTATACTGCAAGATGTTCAATGACAGTTTATGGTCTGTCCATGTcggtctgttttgttcatcccCTAGTCACTTCTGGCTATTTATTCAATGTGTCATTTTAATAACAGTAATCATTTCTGTATTCTCATTTCTGCTATACTTTAggttttcagtttatttcatttaaaaaaaatagatcacCAGGAACAAGGGATAAGCCTCAGAGCTTCAGGTCAACTTGCTTTTCAATTACCCCTTCACCTTTCAAAACCCAATTAGTAATTCTTTGATTGATAATGGGAAAAGGAAACTCTTTCCCTTCTTTGTGTCTCAATGATCTATTCATTTGGTGTTTTTCCTAAAGATTATTTTGTCGCTgtcttaccttttcttttcttaattcttaagGCTCTCGTTGCCAACACTATTTCACTTGTCTGAGGCTGAGCTTATCAAGACTCTGACCCTATTAACCCAGCTGCGGCACACAGCATTAAGGTGCCCCATTTCTGATTCCCTGCGCTACTGACAACAGCCACTGGCCTGATATATTGTCTTTAAGATCACCTGACCCTAGCCATCCTTCACTGTAAATTAAGTGGCTAGAGTGTCAGACAATCCTTTCAGTAGCATGTTCAACcacagtgggaggagagagaatagAGTAACCACAAGAAAAAGCAGAGTCTCCCAGGAGGAAAGTGGCATCAGAGCTGACAGGGAAGAGGGTAAGCAGGCTGGAGTCAAGACGGTTACTCTGGGCACTGCCAGCAAAGTGCTTTACCATTCCTGCAGACCTCAACTAAGTTCTATATATTGAGCCCACAAGCTTTATTCACTCCAATGTAGCGATGAAGATAAATGAAGCTATCTGTGTTTACCACTCCTAGTGCACCAGCCTGtccctggtaaaaaaaaaaaaaaaaaaaaaaaagaaaaagaaaaagctagacATGAAGATTTAAAAGCTGGCTTCGAGTTCCAGCTctaccttgggcaaatcactgaaactcagtttcctcattgcaaaatggagataatagtgctcattttgttttcttcaaaggTGGAAGAGAGATGACAAAGTGATGATAGACATAAAAAATGGttctaagaaaaattttaagtattgtACCATTCAAGACATATGAGTGTGGTACTGTCATGCATCCCCCTCAAAATACAGACACGCGAACAGCTTGAGGAATCCATAGCATCCCTTTTCTCCTTGAGATATTTCCAAGGAGCTTCCCCTCTCAGCTTTTCATGGAGACAAAGTGACCTGGGAATTGTCTGATGTTTGCAGAATTCCGTCCTAATCAATCTTGATCAACAAGCTCTTGTCCCTCTATCACACCACTCTTGTCAATGACCCAATGTGACACTTCGTTTCTGTTCTGTGTGGTTCACAAACATTATATGCTTGACAAGATCTCTAAATACTAGCTGGCATTTAAAGAGAAAGTAATCCCCAAGTAGACACTTCAAggattaaatataatttctaacaTTTCAAGCTGAAATGTGATTCAGATGCTTTTCTTATAATCACCAAGAAAACACAATATGAAAAAACAGGACTGACCACACATCTTAATTAGAGAATGagcttccattttacagaaattaaaCTCAGGTTCTCTCTGAACAGCCAGCTTCCCTGTGTGAGAATAAACAGAACTCAATGAACAAAAATACAATTCCCTACACAAGCTTTCGGGCAAACATCTGCTGGATAAAAAGTGAAGTACACCTTTAGCTGACAAGTAGAAATTTTCCACAACAGGTAAGCCTATCTTCCTCATTTTGATCCTAACTTATGTACTTCTACTTAGCATCAAACTGTTTCTGTAAAATCAAATTACGATACTGAAAGGTCTAGCAGGACATGCCAGAATATGATAAGAAGCCTCCCATGAAAACGAAGACAAATCCACATCTCCCTAATTGGCTCTGTTGCTGTAGCTACCTTAGACTTGCTGAGTCTTGGGAGTTTTGTGAATAAACACAATCAATATCAAGTCTGCTGCAAGTGTGCTTGGTTCATTATTATGACAAACACAACAACTCTACCTTATTCATAAGAGTAAGTCAGGCTACCCTTAAATCTCTGCTATGGGTAGATGTTCTGATTCTGTGAAATCTCACCCGGGTTTTCAGTTTCGTGCAATAGATGCTACAATGGGATTCCACCCGCGAGTAGCACTAGTCGGTCAGCGACTGACTCTGTGGGCGTGTAAACGAGACTCCTTGGAGCCCCAACAGCATCACTAGGGATCAAGGAAATACACAAAGAGAGGAGACATGCAAATGTGGTCACACATTTTGCTCCCTACGGAAGAAATCCTTCAGAATTCTATGGATGGTTTTGTGAGCCACTCCCCTTTCTCCTTAAGTTTCAAACTAAAACTTACAGAAAGAAGGCAGACTCGTTAAagcagcctctctcctctcctccacaaTAGCTCTACACAGAAATGAGGTGCCAAGATCCTGGCAGATCCTCGGGATCAGCTTGAGAAGGCAAACATTTCTTATCTTGGAGAACTCCAAACACTTGAGGGTCCTACATTTTGTGCGCCCGTTCCCTTTTTCGCCAGCCAGGCTCTATATATTAGGAAGGTTCTGTCAGTGaccaggttctgtcaggttctgtCAGTGACCAGTGACCAGGACGCACATGCGACATCTGGACACCTCCAGGCAGCACCTCGCAATCATCTGGAGTCCAACCCTCAGGCTCTCTTTCCAATTAAGTGACCTTTCCAAGGAGCATCTTCCTGCCTCTGGGGGAACGGTCAGGGTCTGAGCAAGGAGGTTCCGTGACACCTCTGCGCTAAACACTCAACTATTTGTTTTCTGCAAAGTAGCAGAACACGTTTCGGTAGCCACCGCAGCCCCTATTCGCTCCTCGGCTGCTGGCCACTGGCTGGCGTCGGGGACACTGCAACCGATGCTTTTAAAGGATCAAATCTTAGTCTTCGGGAACTTCTCTACCACCGCTGTGAGactgagaggggagggagagaagaaagaaagccCACACAAAAGCAGCCAGCTCTGCAAGCTCCGCCAGCACAAAGGCCCGCTCGCTGGTGCGGAGCAGTGAGGCTGAGCTGGAGCGAGGAGTGCGGCCAGTCCTCCCAGGCCTGCGCGCCGCGCCCCACGCTCCCGGAGCTGCCCCCGCGCCCCCTGCGCCTGGGCTTCGCGTTCCGGCGGGGGCGCAGGGCGCACGCCTGGCGCGCCCCGGGCTGCCGCGCGCCCCGGACTGCAACGCTCACAGGGCGGCCCCGTGCCGCCAGGGGCTCCGGCTCCGTCTCTGACCCGGCGCCCGGTTGCAGCCGCGGCCGCCCGAGTGGCAGAAGCCCGACCCGTCCTCACCTGTGCGCCTTCAGCCGAGCAGCGCGCAGAAGAGAGCAGTGGCGCCCGCGTTCGGCATCCCCACGGCGGCCCCTGCAGCGGTGGCGGCTCCCTCTACTGTCTGGGACGCCAGGGGGAGGGCACTTCGCCTTGTTGCTTATTCATGAGGCCGCGACTCCGGCTAGGGATTGGACGCTAGAAATATGTGCCCGCCCAGGCTCGGCGGGCACAGAGAACCGATGCCGTCGCCCCACGCCCCTCGGCGTCCACTTCCCCTCCTCAGCTCCGGCGCTGGGGACCGAGCCGCCGGGGCGAGTCCTACCAGAGTCCGGGCTCCCGGGACCCTTTCGGAAACTCCCTGCCGTCCTGATCGTCTTCGCAGCCTGGTCTTCGGCGGAATCTCTCCCTTAGTGCCTACAGAGAAAAGACCAGGGCACCGGTTTTTCTAGAGGAGCCCGAATTTCTCTGGTCCCTGGCTGAGGCGAGGGGCATATATCGGAAGCCGCAGAATGTTCCTTGTGAAAACCGTATGGCTTAGCAGTGC
This is a stretch of genomic DNA from Camelus ferus isolate YT-003-E chromosome 6, BCGSAC_Cfer_1.0, whole genome shotgun sequence. It encodes these proteins:
- the ARMH4 gene encoding armadillo-like helical domain-containing protein 4 isoform X1, producing the protein MSGPIAVHICLAFNSLLLLNVATQCLAFPRMERRQIAPVHAEERHSERMNTDDLESNSITSKCTPVSEDPMTVLAGPSTTSLNEEFPSNKETPPPGVRLTQPDSSAIYTATEPVVPGREEMFSSSLPERMSPESRLSKAMLTNPITPTATLNIDENEEPFHSTIIQPIVEGTTEATRGFLYYVDDQLFATESQEEVSLGHSPLSLVNTKETLTTNPRAEKVETDPEHKTISFPGTEPKAGTELSQMTVDNTQATATKHWLMTSESTLSSEPETDSLLGAPDGTVSVSTAVPAASVVSDEWDDTKLESVSQIKTPKLVDNTEETQVRMETSQTAVVTDDGMEGMEGGKTLTEAAGVALRLPEGETHMGTALLITHGDERSSAFTDQSFFTPASPMEDGKVSVINVQNTAEFMESTQENNAMFFLKTTVSISEYESEAYRPLGNTFKDIITQEMTTAVQEADATLSSVTQEQQVSTLEVTQEDVEPEEGQEAPLATADVPGVTQLLGRWEPLATTVSTTAVPPSFEITPAMEDLTDTVTGPNEELFTPLVGSPVTPPGIMEEAPSASPELADPEASSQRRTPAPPISYVNTAASYGLDQLESEEGEEDEDEEDEEEEDEEEEDEEEDEEDKDADALDESLGGDTELPGFTLPGITSQEPGLEQRNVVPLERATYQDAIEWEQQNQGLVRSWMEKLKDKAGYMSGMLVPVGVGIAGALFILGALYSIKVMNRRRRNGFKRHKRKQREFNSMQDRVMLLADSSEDEF
- the ARMH4 gene encoding armadillo-like helical domain-containing protein 4 isoform X2, which produces MSGPIAVHICLAFNSLLLLNVATQCLAFPRMERRQIAPVHAEERHSERMNTDDLESNSITSKCTPVSEDPMTVLAGPSTTSLNEEFPSNKETPPPGVRLTQPDSSAIYTATEPVVPGREEMFSSSLPERMSPESRLSKAMLTNPITPTATLNIDENEEPFHSTIIQPIVEGTTEATRGFLYYVDDQLFATESQEEVSLGHSPLSLVNTKETLTTNPRAEKVETDPEHKTISFPGTEPKAGTELSQMTVDNTQATATKHWLMTSESTLSSEPETDSLLGAPDGTVSVSTAVPAASVVSDEWDDTKLESVSQIKTPKLVDNTEETQVRMETSQTAVVTDDGMEGMEGGKTLTEAAGVALRLPEGETHMGTALLITHGDERSSAFTDQSFFTPASPMEDGKVSVINVQNTAEFMESTQENNAMFFLKTTVSISEYESEAYRPLGNTFKDIITQEMTTAVQEADATLSSVTQEQQVSTLEVTQEDVEPEEGQEAPLATADVPGVTQLLGRWEPLATTVSTTAVPPSFEITPAMEDLTDTVTGPNEELFTPLVGSPVTPPGIMEEAPSASPELADPEASSQRRTPAPPISYVNTAASYGLDQLESEEGEEDEDEEDEEEEDEEEEDEEEDEEDKDADALDESLGGDTELPGFTLPGITSQEPGLEQRNVVPLERATYQDAIEWEQQNQGLVRSWMEKLKDKAGYMSGMLVPVGVGIAGALFILGALYSIKVMNRRRRNGFKRHKRKREFNSMQDRVMLLADSSEDEF